A genomic window from Chitinophagaceae bacterium includes:
- a CDS encoding glycosyltransferase, giving the protein MDKQKVLIISYFFFPCNLPGAHRTFSWAKHLHESGLLPIVVTRNWDRPLKNRNDLFMPTGESVIHKVEDGYEVYYLPFKGGIRDMVLNRFGEDKMILLRKALTYFELIAQNFTTRLLAFRNFYTFSRQLISNDPSIKIIITSAMPFALFSICHKLHKKTGLPWIADYRDDWNTTSWTSNYNIQSHITGKRSIADSILAFFDTKSEKRWLSSASMVTTVSKYYVNKISNYVLRPARVIYNGHDIDQTTLKEKTNNKFTVSYIGTLYWKQRIEIFFDGMAKAIAELKTNEIEIIFAGTGYDLQQCERIKKYVAAKNIPVTITGWLSEQEVLDIVNSSQLLLSISYDGVKGVIPSKVFNYLAFRKPVLLCPSDHDELEEALTASGLGIIANDAESCSRKVVEVYKNYMANQTTIHANQDLIDSFSRRNQAKKLGSIIHTIIGSA; this is encoded by the coding sequence ATGGACAAACAGAAAGTACTGATCATTTCTTATTTTTTTTTTCCATGCAACCTGCCCGGTGCCCACCGGACTTTTTCATGGGCAAAACACCTTCATGAATCCGGTCTCTTGCCCATTGTTGTCACACGTAATTGGGACCGGCCGCTAAAAAACAGGAATGACCTTTTTATGCCAACCGGCGAATCGGTAATTCACAAAGTGGAAGATGGATATGAAGTTTATTACCTTCCATTCAAAGGTGGTATCAGGGACATGGTTCTCAACCGATTTGGTGAAGACAAAATGATATTGCTAAGAAAGGCATTAACCTACTTTGAATTAATTGCCCAGAATTTTACTACGCGTCTGCTCGCGTTCCGGAATTTTTATACGTTTTCCCGGCAATTGATTTCAAATGATCCTTCTATAAAAATCATTATCACTTCAGCTATGCCATTTGCCTTGTTCAGCATTTGTCATAAGCTGCACAAAAAAACCGGTCTTCCATGGATTGCCGATTACCGCGATGACTGGAATACCACTTCCTGGACATCCAATTACAATATTCAAAGTCACATTACCGGTAAAAGATCAATTGCCGACAGTATATTGGCTTTCTTTGATACCAAGAGTGAAAAGCGATGGCTTTCTTCGGCCAGCATGGTGACGACGGTTTCAAAATACTATGTAAATAAGATTTCCAATTATGTGTTACGTCCAGCCAGAGTCATCTATAATGGTCATGATATTGACCAAACAACTTTGAAAGAGAAGACCAACAATAAGTTTACCGTCAGTTATATCGGCACGCTGTACTGGAAGCAGCGCATAGAAATATTTTTTGACGGAATGGCGAAAGCAATCGCTGAATTAAAGACAAACGAAATCGAAATAATTTTTGCCGGTACAGGATATGATCTTCAGCAATGTGAAAGAATAAAGAAATATGTTGCAGCAAAGAATATTCCTGTCACCATTACCGGTTGGTTGAGTGAACAGGAAGTGCTTGATATCGTTAACTCCTCCCAGCTGTTGTTGAGCATTTCATACGATGGTGTTAAAGGAGTAATTCCCAGCAAAGTTTTTAACTACCTGGCCTTCCGGAAACCTGTGCTGCTTTGTCCTTCAGATCATGATGAGCTGGAGGAAGCGCTGACTGCATCAGGATTAGGCATCATAGCAAATGATGCCGAAAGTTGCAGTAGAAAAGTTGTGGAAGTTTATAAAAACTATATGGCAAATCAAACGACCATCCACGCGAACCAGGATTTAATTGATAGTTTTTCACGGCGCAACCAGGCAAAAAAACTGGGTTCCATTATTCACACCATTATCGGTTCTGCATAG